The DNA window GCTTTGGCCTGCATCCGCTGTTCCTGGCACGTCACCGCCCCGAGCATCTGGCCGCGCTCGCTGACTGGCTGGAGCGCCTGCACGGGCACGACAAGCTGTGCGCCATCGGCGAAATAGGCCTGGACTACTACCTGCCGGACCTCGATCCGCAGCACCAGCAGCAACTGCTGGAAGCCCAGCTACAGCTGGCTCATCGTTTCGAACTGCCGGTGCTGCTGCATGTGCGACGCGCCCACGCGGCGATGATCGCCACACTCAAGCGCCAGCGCCTGCCGCGCGCCGGCATCGTGCATGCCTTCAGCGGCAGTTGGGAGGAAGCCCGCGAATACCTGCGCCTGGGTTTTCGCCTGGGCCTCGGTGGTGCCGGCACCTGGCCGCAGGCACAACGCATGCACCGGGTGCTGCGACAATTGCCGCTGGAAGCCATCGTGCTGGAGACCGATGCCCCGGACATCCCGCCGGTTGGCCGTGCCGGGCAACGCAACAGCCCCGAGTACCTGCCGGACATCTGCCGGGCGCTGGCAGAGATCAAGGGTGTCACGCCCGAGGCACTGGCCGAGGCCAGCTATCGCAACAGTTGCGCGGTGTTCGGCTGGGCGCTGTAACAGGCTCAGGTTTCCGACCGCCGCCTATTCGACGACCAGCCGCCCCTCGCGTACACGGCCCCGCCAGTGCGTCTGCGCCGGGTGCGCCAGCAAGCCCTCGGCCAACACCGGCTCCAGTCGCGTACGCAGCCGCCGCACCAGGTCGCGGGCGCCGAAGCGGCTGTCGTGGGCGCCACACAGCAAGCGCCGCGCCGCTTCGTCCAGTTGCAGGGCGCGCCCTTGCTTCGCCAGGCGTTGGTTGAGCTTGTCCAGTTCGATGTCCAGCAACGCCTCCAGGCGAGTGTCATCCAGCGCCTGGAAGGCCAGGATACGGTCGATACGGTTGAGAAACTCCGGCTCGAAATGCCGATGCAGCGCCCGTCGCATGATGGTTCGTCGCGCGCCGGGCCAGATGCGCCCCCAGCCGCTGTTCCACGCCTGCAGGGCGCCGATGTTGCTGGTCATGAAGATCAGGCTGTTACGGAAATCGATGCTGCGATTACCCGCCGTCAGCGTCAGCCGACCGCTGTCGAGGACGTTGAGCAGGCTGCGCACCACTTCGCGGCTGGCCTTTTCCAGTTCGTCGAACAGCACGATACCGGGGCGACTGAAGCTGC is part of the Pseudomonas sp. ABC1 genome and encodes:
- a CDS encoding TatD family hydrolase yields the protein MRLIDTHTHLDFEGFDHDRDAVLAHSLDVGVERLLLMGVHADNWPVLWEMACDHPALYASFGLHPLFLARHRPEHLAALADWLERLHGHDKLCAIGEIGLDYYLPDLDPQHQQQLLEAQLQLAHRFELPVLLHVRRAHAAMIATLKRQRLPRAGIVHAFSGSWEEAREYLRLGFRLGLGGAGTWPQAQRMHRVLRQLPLEAIVLETDAPDIPPVGRAGQRNSPEYLPDICRALAEIKGVTPEALAEASYRNSCAVFGWAL
- a CDS encoding AAA family ATPase → MPFANQVIEHNREQLARAAGTLPSRFTFDPEQAMALLRSRIVGQDAVLDEMAAMLRVVKAGIGDGERPLAVNLFMGPTGVGKTEIVRLLAQAIHGRADAFCRIDMNTLAQEHYAAALTGAPPGYVGSKEGATLFDIEAIQGSFSRPGIVLFDELEKASREVVRSLLNVLDSGRLTLTAGNRSIDFRNSLIFMTSNIGALQAWNSGWGRIWPGARRTIMRRALHRHFEPEFLNRIDRILAFQALDDTRLEALLDIELDKLNQRLAKQGRALQLDEAARRLLCGAHDSRFGARDLVRRLRTRLEPVLAEGLLAHPAQTHWRGRVREGRLVVE